Proteins encoded within one genomic window of Eleutherodactylus coqui strain aEleCoq1 chromosome 1, aEleCoq1.hap1, whole genome shotgun sequence:
- the LOC136610679 gene encoding uncharacterized protein, whose product MTRETTNQRADHTDDPDEIKVTMPEETPKKAKINITKADDHIDEPDEIKVTMPEESPKKAMNIMKPEEHHEEAKKPGSYDICHSSFQQLMAAIIAYGSSNHTSRSDKPLSARTIPSGPDHGCQCCIARGHEELYTPENQTTAGEHLGEAKKVGGYGISQPSSKQLTASGMAKASVLPSVREPPPSDLGHDCECCIALGREQLYTPK is encoded by the exons ATGACCAGAGAGACGACCAATCAGAGAGCCGACCATACTGACG ATCCTGATGAGATAAAAGTCACCATGCCTGAAGAAACACCTAAAAAGGCCAAGATAAACATCACCAAGGCTGACGACCATATTGACG AACCTGATGAGATTAAAGTCACCATGCCTGAAGAAAGTCCTAAAAAGGCCATGAACATCATGAAACCTGAGGAACACCATGAAGAGGCCAAAAAACCAGGCAGCTATGATATCTGCCACTCGTCATTCCAACAACTCATGGCAGCCATCATAGCTTATGGCTCCTCTAACCATACTTCACGTA GTGACAAACCTTTATCTGCTCGCACCATACCATCAGGCCCGGATCACGGATGTCAGTGCTGTATTGCCCGTGGTCATGAAGAGCTGTACACCCCAGAAAATCAAACTACAGCTGGGGAACATCTGGGAGAGGCCAAAAAAGTAGGCGGCTATGGGATCAGCCAGCCTTCCTCCAAACAGCTCACAGCATCAGGCATGGCTAAAGCCTCTGTTCTACCTTCAGTTC GTGAGCCCCCACCATCAGACCTGGGTCACGACTGTGAGTGCTGCATTGCCCTCGGTCGCGAGCAGCTGTACACGCCGAAATAA